Proteins encoded by one window of Blautia argi:
- a CDS encoding tetratricopeptide repeat protein, protein MKKLDKNEYRAKLDEINDLVDRQDYKGALKIVDTIDWRRVRSARTLCMVGEIYEANKRYEDSRKLLLLAHQRAPIGKTVLYRLVELSIKMGNFDEAVDYYKRFVEVSPNDNSRYILKYKIYRAKRSPIEEQISILQEYKDREYTERWAYELARLYAKAGMKEACVEECDDLILWFSEGRYVNKAMELKMKFAPLTASQKEKYESRFKSISAGRTAAEPKPTKTEKPDITANAFNSSQDKEIEEILKSITIGDMSSPAPTSEKQPEYMPQSDAKPQQPEDLQDKVAQGLRDVFQGNADEEVIAATCEPEKNAAPQKGDYIVKDLEPEDIHGQSGFKPFHVGGAMTMEVKAEAPKSQMFTPKSEDSEAFRTDTKNLEFDLEALLAETANELAQAVAEETESESKEEVQEEAAGTEEVSEETESEAEDTDAFQAGLEAVANAFAPEETVEEDVKETAQDTGLPAPAAARAAIVADNLRAALSEKAEEIDALAAEKMESAVVEAEVVEEKNSGYRRGA, encoded by the coding sequence GTGAAAAAATTGGACAAAAACGAGTACAGGGCAAAACTTGATGAAATTAATGACCTGGTAGACAGACAGGACTACAAGGGCGCCCTCAAAATTGTTGATACCATTGACTGGAGAAGAGTACGCAGCGCCAGAACCTTGTGTATGGTGGGTGAAATCTACGAGGCAAACAAACGGTATGAGGACAGCCGGAAGCTGCTTCTTCTCGCGCACCAGAGAGCGCCTATTGGAAAAACAGTTCTGTACAGACTGGTGGAGCTTTCTATTAAAATGGGGAATTTTGACGAGGCTGTGGACTATTACAAGCGGTTTGTGGAAGTATCTCCAAATGACAACAGCCGTTACATTCTGAAATATAAAATTTACAGAGCAAAACGTTCCCCTATTGAAGAACAGATTTCCATATTGCAGGAATATAAGGACAGAGAATATACGGAACGCTGGGCTTACGAGCTGGCAAGGCTGTATGCAAAGGCCGGAATGAAGGAAGCGTGTGTGGAAGAATGTGATGATCTGATTTTGTGGTTCAGTGAAGGCAGATATGTGAATAAAGCAATGGAATTAAAGATGAAATTTGCGCCACTGACAGCGTCACAGAAGGAGAAATACGAAAGCCGTTTTAAGAGTATATCAGCAGGAAGAACTGCTGCGGAACCAAAACCGACAAAGACGGAGAAACCGGACATTACAGCAAATGCATTTAACAGCAGCCAGGATAAGGAAATTGAAGAAATCTTAAAGAGCATTACCATAGGAGATATGAGCAGTCCGGCGCCTACATCTGAGAAGCAGCCGGAGTATATGCCTCAATCTGATGCAAAACCGCAGCAGCCGGAAGATTTGCAGGATAAGGTTGCCCAGGGTCTGCGCGATGTTTTCCAGGGAAATGCAGATGAAGAGGTAATTGCTGCAACCTGTGAGCCGGAAAAGAACGCTGCGCCTCAAAAGGGTGATTATATTGTAAAAGATTTAGAACCTGAGGATATTCACGGGCAGTCAGGCTTTAAGCCGTTCCATGTAGGCGGCGCTATGACAATGGAGGTTAAGGCAGAAGCGCCGAAATCTCAGATGTTTACACCAAAAAGTGAGGATTCAGAAGCTTTCAGAACCGATACAAAAAATCTGGAATTTGATTTGGAAGCGCTTCTGGCAGAAACAGCAAATGAGTTGGCTCAGGCAGTAGCAGAAGAAACAGAGTCTGAAAGCAAAGAGGAAGTACAGGAAGAGGCTGCGGGTACAGAAGAAGTTTCAGAAGAAACAGAGTCTGAAGCAGAAGATACGGATGCATTCCAGGCAGGACTGGAAGCTGTAGCAAATGCTTTTGCACCAGAGGAAACGGTAGAAGAAGATGTGAAGGAAACCGCGCAGGATACCGGATTACCTGCACCGGCAGCTGCAAGAGCAGCTATTGTGGCAGACAATTTAAGAGCAGCGCTTTCTGAAAAGGCAGAAGAAATTGATGCGCTGGCAGCAGAAAAAATGGAATCGGCGGTTGTGGAAGCTGAAGTTGTGGAAGAGAAAAACAGCGGATACAGACGAGGCGCCTGA